Below is a genomic region from Ziziphus jujuba cultivar Dongzao chromosome 7, ASM3175591v1.
gttatattgatgatattttatattgtatatatttcattatttggcagtcatccatcaaagggcgttatcccatatggagcgcatctcgtagcacatattcatgtgatgcgaccctttgtaactatgtgcgtgggaggtcacccaaacctagcgtgtcgtggcagatatgtgattatgtaagtccatacatatattgaaaaaaattctcactaagtttcccattttgtggataatgaggttatgttctaatttgcaggtgtacatccctgtcaacaatggaggcgcgcattggttggcagcatgtgtggacttgaaggcccggcatattgatttatacgatccaaatatgggaaataaatatgtccagaatagagagttgaagaatgcggaatgccttacgtatatgctgccttacctattgagggatgggggatattacgggaAGAATCCAGACGTGtctcccactttagatccattcaagatgaccatgatcaaagatgcaccccgccaagataatgggtatgaatgtgttgtcattttaaacaacttgtattgctgctgttttttattgtggttacgtgtgaaGATACACgtagttggttttcattaatgctaatcattaatgctattctgcaggggtgattgtggcgtctacgctctgaaatttattgagtacatgagtagtgaggagaacctttcatttggtccgcaagacattatgttttttagaaaaaaatatgctgttgatttgtactttaataaactttcaatgtagatcgtatgtttaatgttatgacggtctatactaatgttatactaatgttatcttaatatgctgaacctatctttactaatgacaaccgttgaaaaaaaaaagaaaaaagataaaagataaaaaaaaaccctcggttgtagtaaaaattaaaggaaagatgattatcgatggtgcatcgataattcccgattcaccatcggtaattacagaaacgctttttcgtaaccaacaaataaaccctggaaaaattaccgacggtttcgtcagTAATTTCCGaatgtgtacagtccatcaagttttaccaatttgttgggccccacaagttccataatgtgtgttgaatgcaaaaacatggcaaatagggattctaaaattgtactaaggagagaaaatcccaaaatttcataaaagtatatcaaattttgcaaaaaaattgatgactgttcaccctcgataattcccgaggaaatcgtcggtaaccactaAATTCCTTCAGGaataattaccgacagtttcatcggtaatttcccgagggtatACAGTACGGcacattttgccaattttttttaccccacaaggcccctaaggtgtgttgaatgaaaaaacatgcaaaacatggattctataattgtactaaggagagaaaatcccaaaatttcataaaagtgtatcaaagtttgcaaaaaataagtatactgttcaccctcgggaaattaccgacgaaactgtcgggaaaatacaaatgccctctggaaaaagtaccgacagtttcgtcggtaatttcccgagggtgtacagtacggcACATTTTGCCAATtgtttttaccccacaagccccctaaggtgtgttgaatgaaaaaacatgcaaaacatggattctataattgtactaaggagagaaaatcaaaaaatttcataaaagtgtatcaaagtttgcaaaaaatatgtacactattcaccctcgggaaattaccgacgaaactatcgggaaactacaaatgccttcaggaaaaattaccgacagtttcgtcggtaatttcccgatggAGTACAGTATGTatcttttgccaattttttttaacccacaaggcccctaaggtgtgttgaatgaaaaaacatgcaaaacatggattctataattgtactaaggggagaaaatcccaaaattttataaaagtgtatcgaagtttgcaaaaaataagtatactgttcaccctcgggaaattaccgacgaaactgtcgggaaaatacaaatgccctctggaaaatgtaccgacagtttcatcggtaatttcccgagggtgtacagtaagcatcttttgccaattttttttaccgcACAAGCCccttaaggtgtgttgaatgaaaaaacatgcaaaacatggattctataattgtactaaggagagaaaatcccaaaatttcataaaagtgtatcgaagtttgcaaaaaataagtatattgttcaccctcgggaaattaccgacgaaactgtcgggaaaatacaaatgccctctggaaaatgtaccgacagtttcgtcggtaatttcccgagggtgtacagtaagcatcttttgccaatttttttttaccccacaagccccttaaggtgtgttgaatgaaaaaacatgcaaaacatggattctataattgtactaaggagagaaaatcaaaaaatttcataaaagtgtatcaaagtttgcaaaaaatatgtACACTATttaccctcgggaaattaccgacgaaactgtcgggaaaccaCAAATgccttctggaaaaattaccgacagtttcgtcggtaatttctcGATGGAGTACAGTACGTatcttttgccaattttttttaccccacaaggcccctaaggtgtgttgaatgcagaaacatgcaaaatttggattctataattgtgaTAAGGAGAgtaaatctcaaaatttcataaaagcatatcaaattttgaaaaaaaataacaattgttcaccctcggtaattcccgaggaaatcgtcggtaatcccaaaaaaaaccatctggAAAATTACCGattgtttcgtcggtaattaccgatggtttacAGTACATCAAATATTCCAGAGGTTATTACGGATGAATTATCATGCTTTGTagaccctcgggaattaccgatgaaatcgtccgtaatttttccagcgggcatttgtagtttcccgacagtttcgccGGTAAtctcccgagggtgaacagttagcttatttttttgcaaactttgatacacgtttatgaaattttttgattttctctccttagtacaattatagaatccatgttttgcatgttttttcattcaacacaccttaggggccttgtggggtaaaaaaaattggcaaaatattacgcactgtacaccctcgggaacgtaccgacgaaactgtcggtaatttttccagagggcatttgtagttgcctgacagtttcgtcggtaatttcccgatggTGAACAGTgtacttattttttgcaaacttcgatacacttttatgaaattttttgattttctctccttagtacaattatagaatccatgttttgcatgttttttcattcaacacaccttaggggccttgtggggtagaaaaaattggcaaaatattccgtactgtacaccctcgggaattaccgacgaaactgtcggtaattttccagagggtatttgtagtttaccgacgatttcctcgggaattaccgatggtgaacagttagcttattttttgcaaactttgatacacttttattaaattttgggattttttctcctaaGTACAATTATCATCCttccttacacatcatattgacatgagaatcaagtacaaaaactaaaaacaaaatctgaatatggaagaaattggatcctttcacaaatatggaagtttccttttttttttttttcttttttatttattacattttggtatctttttttctaCGAAAATCCAGCTGAACACAACTCTATAATTCCTATGTTCCaagattatgtataagattCGAAACATATTGGATACAAAGTCCTACAAGGTAGCAGACACGGCAAGACTTTGCTGGCATACCGCATGCTGAACCAGAATCCTgatatcccaaacaaaaatatataaaagaaagaaaaaatttgtgaaaaattaagtgaaaattcaaactccaatgcCTATTATCAACTGGCCCAGCATGAAGGATTCTTTTCACATATACCAGGTTAGGCCATCTGCCTCTGTGCTAATAAGCCtttgcaattcaaatttttttatgatgctgaAGAATGATGCCTAAAATTCACACAGCAGCATGCATCTCTAGCCGTCTTCGtgctaagattttcaaatttgttcagaATGCTTTGAAGCAACCTGTGTGTCCACCGTTCTTGTGTCATGCTTTCTCTTGCTTCGTCTCTTTGATCTAGATGTGCGGGTCTTTGTAGGATGCTTTATAGCATGCTATTGGATGCCCAACACTACATTTTCATTGGTAAGGAGTTCAGGAGGGGCATCAGGCCATGGTGTGCATTTTGATGGTACATTGACATCCAGAGGAGGATCAATTATCCATCTGTAAAGAGACCACACTAATGTCAAATGCATGTGCATAGGAAGAGATTctgctaaatgaattttaattaaataggcaattgactatcatgatttttgtgtgtcaatgatatatattgaaatttagatggcttgatgaggggtggggggaaaaaagcatttccatatgacaaaattattgactaaaggtaaagatttgctgaaccaaagtaaaataaaaagaagcatgctacataaaatcatagtacaattatataagtcAATTGTTTAAAGGATTGTAGTCAAATTGCAAGTAAGAAAGCCCTTGGGAATGAGGTAAGAGGACTGAACAGAAATACATTGAAATGCCACACTAATACCACTTGACCACTTGAAACAATGCAATGACATTcacttgaaaagagaagttgagcatcattgtcacattcacaggtaggttactaattttaagttctacccatgtgtgatattcaaaatcacaatttcacagccacaattttatactttgaaaataaattagagacgcatagta
It encodes:
- the LOC132804481 gene encoding uncharacterized protein LOC132804481, which translates into the protein MFTNTCAILDVLFWSSIKGRYPIWSASRSTYSCDATLCNYVRGRSPKPSVSWQICDYVYIPVNNGGAHWLAACVDLKARHIDLYDPNMGNKYVQNRELKNAECLTYMLPYLLRDGGYYGKNPDVYT